The Asterias amurensis chromosome 19, ASM3211899v1 genomic interval tgaggtcttgaaatcaaattcgtggaaaataacttcttccgcgaaaaactacattacttcagagggagccgttttaaaagggtttacaaggtccAATGGCTGATACAGCagtcacagccaggaacactgggcgaaccccttctcgtttcgataagtgcactgggtcctCTTACATGCGTTTCACAACACATGgggccaacggctttacgtcccatctgaaggacgaagcaatggttaagtgtcacggctggggattcgctgatcagaaacaccagagtttgaattcagtgctcttaaccgctcggccacgacactacCACAACATGAGTCACATGACAGTCCTAGATGTATCTCTACATCtgtacatcatcatcatctacAGCAACAataaatgaaatcattgtatccaatgaaatcatttggctcataagaccagggcccaatttcatagaggtgctaagcacaaaaatttgctaagcatggaatttctttcttgatgataacagggttaccaaccaaattttcatgtgatttacatgataagcaaacaacagctgaataccagtgacAAGCAATCTGCAGCAAATacaaatttgattggtaatcctgtttttgtcaagaaagaaatttcatgctaagcaaatatttgagcttagcagctctatgaaattgggtcctgtgcCTGGCTCTATCGGACTATCCAAAGGCAAGGGAACCAGTCTAAAGTCAGTTGACCTACCTTCTGGATGTTCCTTAATCTCCCGTCTCAACAACGCATCTCCTCTCTTATAGTAAGATTGACAGTTCTCCTGCAGGTTGAGATCACTCGCTGATATCAGCTCCTTATAGTTAGTGTCAACGTTTAGACCGAACGCCGTCAGCTCAGAATGTGTCAGCCATTTCGGGAGGATGCCTTTACACCAAGCGAGCCACTCAAAGAGAGATGTATCGATACGTATCTTATGACAGTCGGGAGAATTCAGACCTGGtaatataaatacaaacaattgcGAGAATAAAGCCTACGctatcattaaaggaacatgttgccttgtaaccgtttgttatgaaatgcatatgggtggaaagatgctgtaaaagtagaatacaatgatccatacaaccatgcctcgaaattgcacagttttacttttacctcgtcgactaacacggtcggccatttatgggagtcaactttttgactcccataaatcgcAATCTTGAGGCAAtgttgtgtggattattgtattctacttttaaaacatctttctaatcgtatgcattttataacaaacggttacaaatgctttttatagaccaactcgtccgatccaaggcaacgtgttcctttaaatcaaaaGTTTGGGCTAGCTACATCGCTCCTTGGTAAAATTTAACTTGTCATTTTCCAATTATTTGAGTTTTAACACGGCAACACTGCAACGTTTAGAGCAGGCCTAAGTGAGGTATGacgtttttacaaaaaaggagaACGCGTTTTTGCATTGATGCTTCACAAAACTCCCTCCTGCTATTTCTGCTGTCTTTCTCTTGTACCCGTGGAAAACAGGGAATACAGACCTGGGGAGGCCCAGGAGTGTTTTACCCCACGGTTACCCCGGTAAACTTACACACTGTCCCTGCCTAGGTCCCTATTCCACAGGGTTTTGATGTTATAATTCGGCAAGCCATGACATGCCACGGCATGTATTTCTTCTCTTACCTTGCAAGATAGCCTGCGCCGTCTGAACACATCTCAGGGCGGGTGAAGAATAAACGTGAGTTATTTttattccattttccctcatACTTTCGCCTGAAAAACAGGAAAGACAAGAGAAAACAGTATTTACTTTATAGTTATATTTAATCAATTTTCCACTGTACTTTCCCCCTGAACAAAAACATAAGACAAGGGAGATTGTAATTGTCAACCAAAAAGGGCCATGTAGTGAATTTAAATAATGTAAAAGTACATCAAAAAACTTCAGAGAAGGAATTATTAGCTGAGCCCAATACCATGGCACTCACTGCTTACTTCACAATTCACcttatttttgacctttttttttaaaggcagtggacactattggtaattacttaaaataactattagcataaaacatttcttggtgacgagtaatggggagaggttgacggtataaaacattgtgagaaacggctccctctgaagtgccatagtttttgatgaatttgattttgagacctcagatttagaacttgaggtctcgaaatcaactgtctaaacgcacacagcttcgagtgacaagggtgtttttttctttcattgttatctcgcaacttcgatgaccgatggagctcaaattttcacaggttagttatattgtgcatatgttgagatacaccaactgtgaaggctagtctttggcaattaccaatagtgtccactgcctttaagaatgaatCAAGGGGAAACCCACGTCAATCAGGTAAGGACTGAAACATAAAGTGCCCCCGGCGAGATTCAAACTGGGGTCCACATGATCCAGAAGGTCGATGGCAAtaaaagataccactacgccaaccaaACCGCCCAATGAATTTAGCCTGATGTATTTGTCATGGGAAAAAAATGCCACTTTGATCAGGGGTGCCAATCAAAATAACgccatacaaccgttagctgccgtgtagccagggaccaCACCCGATTATACGACACAACTTGGGATGCGGCTGCCAGGGGATCACCAGTTTACTTTTACTATTTGTGGACTTACCGGTTAACGTGGCCTGGAATTGTCCCACCTCAGTGATAGGCGAGTCCTTATTGAAACTTGGCGGACCTCCGGCACGCACAGGAACTTTCTTTGGCATGTTTATATTTTTCTTGAGGTAGTTAcctatttggaaaaaaaaacatcaagtaataaaaccaagtaattaaaattgtaaataattttggggttgaacaaagaaacatttctTAGTGTGGGACTTAACAGTATAGACTGTTCCATTTAAGCCCTCATGTGTAGGTGCTGTACACTGGCGTTGGCTGCAGCGCCATTGCTGGGTCGCGAAAGCGCGATGTGTTGTACACAAATAcatagaaaaagagaaaaacacaatttctgtGACAGGACAGCATGATATAGCGATATATAGAACACATACACTGTACCCTAAATAATTACTACTTAaagaaagtggacactattggtaaatgtcaaagaccagtcttctcatttggtgtatcccaacatatgcataaaataacaaacctgtgaaaatttgggcttgattggtcgtcgaagttgccagataactatgaaagaaaaaaacgcccttgtcacataaaagtgtgttctttcagatgcttgatttcgagactcaaattcgtggaaaattacttcttcctcgaaactacgtcacttcagagggagccatttctcacaatgttttatactatcaacctcgccccattactcgttaccaaattaattaggttttatgctggtaattattatgagtaataaccaatagtgtccactgcctttaacagaaattTAAGACTGAAAACTAAGCAGACAATAGGTGAGTTAAGTGCGATAGGCACAGGGACTGCAATGCGCgatttcaaaatgtgttttatcTGCAAGGTTTTGAAAATAGATTTAGTATTCACTTTCTGTTACTATAAAATTATTCAATAAGATCATTCTACATAATAATGTCAAACTGTGCTGCAAGGGAACGTGTGGAAATCAATGGGGAAGACacttaatttgcataaaaagctaaaaatttgatgattttgcCACGCCCTCGTGTACAAATCATTGCATTGCCACGACCCAGCAATGGCGGTGCGAGTACAGGCAGCGTGCATCGCTAGCGCGCTTAGCACAGTCTATTAACTTACCCTCGGTATCGAATGAGTACTGCAACCACTGCTGGCCAAATGTAATATCTACTCTCTCTGCATGGCGAATAACAAAGAGACGTCTTGGCTGTTTGTGAAGATCCGTCGTCGTTGTGGCAAGGGGAATGCTGTTCGATCGCGCCGGCGTCTTGGTCAACTTGAAGAGCTACGacaagaaaaatatccaaggtATTTCAGTAGTTTGAGcggtcaggttggcgtagtggtatcttgctttaataattataataataaagacatttgtaaagtgcctaatgcaaaagcctttAAGCTTTGCCTTCCACCTGTGGTATCACGCTTTCAGTCCATACCTGACTGCATGGACtctccctggaataattctttgGGGTTTGCCTCCAACATCTAAAAGAAAAACTTAAActtccttcattgtcttctctctatATTAAGCTCTTGGCTAAtaaagtgattaagtttgcttttctgagagtcattTACAACCACAATAAATAAATGGCTGAAATAAAATTCTGTGGGAGCAAAGGTGCAGCAGAGGAGCTCGTGATCACAAAAAAGTCCAGCATCCTCCGgtagacaatcagagcatactgatcgaaactgTGAGTTGTTCACCACcggttcttttaagaaccaacACAACAACTcaaaaaaagagattttcacatggttttaccacaaacctctcctAACTATACTCCCACAATGcaaaggttcaaatcctacaaatgtATCCTAATTAGCAATTTGGTTATTTGATCTTTCATATTATGTTTTAGTGTGTGCCCGGTATCGCTCGGCTTGGCCTGCACAATCTTGTCATAGAGAGCCCGGCTTTGGCAGGACTTTCTTTGGCTAAATGCTGCAGGTCTGGTCGTGGTTTTCCTCCTGGTTTTAatggatatgtacatgtattgttgtgtttacattgaCTCTGCTGTGCCTTGAACACCTGTTAAGATTGGTTTGGCTCATTATAAATACCTACTatttttattatgattattatttatatGATGTCACTCACATTTGCATATTTGGACTCCTCCTCCTGAGACTGTTTTAAGAGTCCCTCTGGTGATTTGTACTGACTGGACCGATGTTCGTCTGCTCCAGGAGGGGCAGGCGGACTGGGCACTTTGTCATCAAGGTTGATCAAGACTTGATTAGCGCTCAAGGATTTTGTGAGGGGAATAACTCTGGtgaaaaacaacacaataagTTGAGAGATGTTCAGCACAACCAAGAAACATAACATGAAACAGAaagtttgatttgtttcttaCTCCAGAAACTACATTTCCTTTGACTAATGAATGGAATAAAAATGGTCTCTGTGTCTGAATTAGCCACTGTGGCTGTTGCCAAGAGCAACCTATATTTCAACTCATGTTACCGTGGTGATAAGCTGCAGCGGCTGCTGATTCTTAGGTAGCCTTTAGTCTATTAGTAACttcagtgttcctggtttgcgccaggaaaaaaacattacatggtgctatgaaaaaggagtaggtctcataattcaatgGTAGTCCCTCatgccttgcaggaaaatactgtaatttgaagcgccttgagcgacACTAATTGggggatatgagcgctatataagacgccactattaatttatttgttttttgtttgttttagtctgattttgttatgtaaacctgagtttgtttttttctcttcactcCTGAGATTAATTAGTTACTTCTGCTGGTCAATTAGAGCTATCACCTTTGTAGATTTTGGTTGTCCTAATTTGGAGGCAATTTCAGTCTGAATCTTCTTGGACCACTACAGTTTTTTAGTCATCTTTGTAAATCTTGTTCTTTTTCAAATATTGGTGTTTTATATTTGATcgttttcttgtattttaacTTCTTtgaaacttgtacttttatatctTTGTACAGTTGTAATTTGACTGCAATTCAGCCTTCGGCAGCGATGGTCTTTGTTTTTatgaaccagggcccaatttcatagcgctgcttaacggtaagcaaatttgcgtgcttactgtagcagaaaaatttaattaagccttagcgtatttcacaggttagcagaaaaattgggcggccatattgcgtgtttaccgtggatttgcattgtgacgtcatttattttcgtgcggtaagcaccggaaggttagcatgccttttcgtgtgcttacggttagcagcgctatgaaatagatattgcacagtaagcacaaaatcggcctctaagcagcgctatgaaattggccccatgtcaaatcaaatcaaatcaaattattaATATCACCTGTGTACTGTCCATGTGTCTGACTCCGGTGCCTTTTCTGTGTAGTTACCCGGAAACATTCCGTTCAAACCTGTCTGATGAGATGTGCCCTTATACCAGCCGTCATTACTCCCTCTGGCATCCGTACCAGACATAAAGATGTAGTCGTCGGGAATGAGTTCCAGTTCGTCTTCTGCGCGCGGTGTGTGTGAGTAAAGGACCCTTAAAACCTGAGAAGGAATGGGAAattttatagatgttaaatttgcatcggggataataataataataataataataactagttcttgtAATGTGCATTTCACAGTAACCGTCTCAACACgttttacattagtcccctggtcatccGGAAAATAAAATTCCTTTAATCCTTctcagctttaaaggcagtggacactattggtaattgctaaaaataattattagcattaaacctttcatggtgacgagtatttgggagaggttgatggaataaaacattgtgagaaacggctccctcttgatttcgagacctcaagtttagaatttgaggtctcgaaatcaagcatctgaaagcacacaactttgtgtgaccagggtgtttttttctttcattgtcatctcgcaacttcagcgaccaattgagctcaaattttcacaggtttgttattttatgcatatattatgttgagatacaccaagtgagaagacttgtctttgacaattacccgtTGTCTTTaaggggagtatacagcctggaCAAAAGGGTAGTGCTCCTAAGGCTTTTTTCAtaaacaatatcaacctctaccctcgcaggtacctattttatacccctgggtgcagaaaagaatattaattttgcttttaacCTTACCCTAATgtttgtaagcactgtatactccagTACTTTCCCCgggttctgtgaaaacaatcacaggcatccttctcgggtgggattcaaacccacaacctttgctaATCAAGAGCAgatgagattgcccggtagctagaggcagttcgaatcctatgtgttttagcagcgggtactgcaacaatttaatTTGCATCTTGGATAAAGAGACGAGATACTCAtttgggtgttcagtccctacttgaaggagtgggtttttcctggaataattctctggggttttcctcccacatctaaaactgactcttcatcattgtcttctctcttctcgtttggctcttATAAGAGCGCTGAGAATAtatatggggtgtcgtggccgagcggttaagagcaccgaattcaagctctgctgattctgttcagcagagtgtgggttcgaatctcggttgtgacacttgtgtccctattactgcttctctccacccaggggtaaatgggtacctgtaagggcagagatggttcttgtgattgatttagccgagtagcacatttgttgcacaaggctgtatactgcCCAGGGAGGTGAGATGGtctaaggagtgaattaaggcccagtgaccaggggaaataatttgaagcgctttgagacacccattcgggagtgaaaaagcgctatataaactcaaatattattattatatccagATCCAGAAGCTCCATCTTTCTTACCTCTGTCTTAGCAGCTCGTGGGTCTCGTGAGTACAACCTGAGCTCCCATCTTGCTGCGGCGTTGATACTTACTTCCTTAGACAGTTTCTCTAAGACGTCGTGGTGTGAGGTGTTAAACTGATACGCTAAGGTCATGTGAAGCTGCTTCTTGTGGGGATCAACTTTCAcccctgaaaacaaaaaagaaaattaaaatcttACCGCACACTCAAACAAACAAGTCTGATTGTCTTTAATGCTGTTGTTTACATTCCACCTTAAAACTTATTAAATTGTTGTTACTTTTTAAttgcaagttcgcccaaaacaagaCTTAAAGTCACTTCTGATATGGGGCTAcataggatggagggaaacatgcaccatgaaataaagctgttggaatggctctttgttctacatctttACAAAGCTAGGGTGTATGGATGAGAAAAAGTAGAAAGCCTGGTGTCACCCTCAAACATTCTGATAGGAGGAAGCAGACACACTGGTGGCACTTTTACCATGAAAGTATCTGTTGAAAACACACACACTGGCTAATCGACCTATGGTGCGAAAAAGTAAActacaacaaaatacaatggaGTAACTTTTATGTGCCAACAACTTTTCCAAAATGTTAAGGTCCTTGGTAAACAAAATGACATTATGTTACCTCACGTTATATTGTGATCCCATACTTTTGTTactcttaactttttttttttttttttttttttttttttaacaaaatttgacCCTTAACTCTTTCCCCATGGTACCTCCTATAAGACCTACCTGCTTTTCTAAGTGCCCCAGTGGCAAACTGCGCTGTCAATCTACGCATGTAGTCAGCGTGTGTTTCCTCGACAAACAGCCCAATGAAGTTTGCCGATGAGTAATGTTCTAGTGTGACCGTCTCTGGAGCTGTTTGTTCAAGCTCCTCCATGGCTTGCTGTAAAGCTGCCGTTAACATCTCTACATTGCTGTCTACAcactgggaaaaaaaaagagtcaGAGAGTCCAAGAGAATTATTTAGTAAAAAACAATGTtgtgggcccaattccatagagctgctaagcaaaaaagtttgcttagcatgaaatttcttccttgataaaaacaggattaccgaccaaaattccatttgttgcatattgcttgttactggtattcagctgttgtttgcttatcctgaaaatcacgtggaaatttggttggtaattctgtttttatcaaggaagaaatttcatgctaagcaaatttgtgtacttagcagctctattaaattgggccctgcaatgtgtttgagcgtgaaaccataccatacactcttgatttgttcagatgtagaacaaggagtcaCTCCAACAGCTTGATCAGGTACTGCATCTCTTGCCTGGtggatgtttccctccatcctacaatctggtCTGTTTTatgaggaatatcaattcctgcctCCCGCTctcccattttttttaaatgtttaatcaTTTCTGTACCTACAAGCAGGATGGCTTTAAGCCatgtttggggcgaacttgcatataaaaaaaataataaaaacaaatgttgcatGTTTGTAGGTCTAGGCGACTAATTTACTACTCGACAAGTCACACCTCAATCAGTCGCAACTACTACACTAGTTGTGAATAATTTGTGCCGCAAGCACAATATAGTAAAGTtcaagctgaaaggattgaaagattgtgtcactgatgtctgattgtgttttgtaagtcaattgtgttgtcatgaatagtcatgagcgacacaattggtttaCCACAACTAGGTAGacacaactatttttgtagtagttgtGGCAACATgctaaaaagaaaattgaaaaacgGTAGACTCGACTAATGATGTAATAGTTGCGACTACAACACTAGTCTGAGTAAGTTCTTATTAATTTGGTCTCAACACTTCGACTAGCCTGCTCTAGTGAATGTGGGGTAATACAGATAAAAGATGAAGATTGGCTAAAGAAGTTGAAACAGGGTGTGCAAACACCCTGTTTAACACTAGAGTCTCTACTTACGGGAAAGAATGAGCACAACGTAACATGAGGCAGGAGACTGTGTGCTCCATTTCTCCCGCAATGCTGAAGAGACTTCGTCCAGAACTCATCGAGTTCTTCACCTAGAGGTCCGACTGGACATGCGTAAAGGACGTACTCCCTCGGTGATGGCTCGTCCAGCATTGGGTCATCAACATGATCAAGAAGCCTGGAAGAGGATAACCAAAAAACAGTTGTCATTAAAGTCACTACACACtataatactcaaaatagttgttggtttaaaaacttaattcgtaatgagcaatggagagctgttggtagtataaaacattgtgagaaacagctctctttgaagtaacacagtttttgagaaaggggtaatttctaactcaataaaagacttcaggcctgaagccttttttaggcatctgaaaccacactaAATTTATGCACCAACAGAACAACTGAACAAGGTTGTtgtcttttcttttattaatctcttggaactttgatgaccaatcaagtccaaattttcacagatttgttattatacaTTTGTTGGGATGCacaaagtgaggatactggtctttgacaatagacccttcccatgaaatatgtaaattgcacacagCGCGTGGGCACTAAAATTTTGGTtagcaaaatgagggaacatcgcgctgttttgtacggGGCtagcgtttgccaaccaatagggtctgtacgcatgcgtgaatgtaattagcaaatttgatgggaagggtccataaccaaaggtgtctgggggtcgattttacaaaagagttaggactagtcctaacttcaCTTCCCTAAAATAATCACAAAACGTCTCGAGGACCAAGTCTCAAGTCTACGAGGTCAAGTCTAAAGTCTCTGAAGTCCAGTCAGAATCAACTCAAGTCCTAAAACCAGAGAACAATTAAGACTTGATTCAAAGTGTCAGCCTTAAGTCTGACACTCCACAAAAGATTTGTGAAAATTgtgtctgtaaaaaaaaatgttcagaaGAGTTCTgctatttacatgtacaaaaggTTCATCCAAAGATATGATCTAAATAGACTCTACATTGTAATAATGTTCTTGCCAAACTGATAACTAcactaaaaaatatttcacCTAAAGTTGATCTTGTGACCTGTCGGGGGTAGATAAGGGCGTAGAACAGGAAAGGACGTGCAGTACGTGTACAGATGTACACACACTAAACAAGTGATGTACAGGATGTGTCATGTTTGGTATTACACATCCTCTTGAagataaatctaaaaaaaatacatttccttTATTTTGTAGTATTTACAGAGCATCCTTTAAgacctttaaagacattggacactattggtaattgtcaaagactaagtcttcacagttggtgtatctcaacatatgcataaaataacaatccttgtcatacgaagttgtgtgctttcagatgcttgatttcgagacctcaaattctaaacattgtctcgcaatcaaattcgttgaaataacttctttcttgaaaatgacctcacttcagagggagctgtttctcaaaatgttttttactatcaacctctccccattactcgttagcaagtaaggttttatgctaataattttgttgagtaattaccaatagtgtccactgcctttaacatgttgCCTCCATCTTGATCATTTTCCTCATAtccaacaaaaataatgaatgcTCATattataatcattttgcaataagGTTGGTTGGGACTGTTGATTAAACTGATGAATACTTACCAGTCTGACGCCAGCTGAATATCCTGGTGCCCTGTAGCTGCCAATGCTTTCTCACTgtagaaaacaagaaaaacacattcaaacaatcAGCGGTCAGGGTTTAAAAACGCCTTCTAGCATTTCCAGTTTTGGTTTCAGTCATGTCAGTACAGTGAATTTAAAAGAGAGGGAAAAAGGTTCCACCATTTTACATCTTTCAAAACAGAGTCTttgtgagtaggatttgaaactttgcatggtgaaagtataaaactaagagaggtttgtggtaacaccattttaataaataacctcTCTTTTCGAGTagttttggttctgaaaagaaccggtggttaacgactcttAAGCTTGAGCATTTGAGCTCTTTTAAGAGTTAGTAAAAGGtcataaaatacaaacatcAAAAGAGTTAACAATAACAAGCAAAACGCAACATCAAACAGGGACCTCTAAATTTCACTTTCTATGCATCAATTGACCCAACCTTCAGACATTGTTCCTTGAGGTGAAAGTACTTCAGTGTTAAATTTGTCCAGAGTATAAATTCCAAACTTAAATCCCTTCAGGTCCCTTGGTAATCAACCATTGACCTTTCAAGTTTCATTCATTGCATGTTCAGAGACTATTCATTCAGTAAAGTGAGCAAACACTGGTTGACGTTGACAGAGTATGGAGCTGCACTCATGGAACTGAAACTAAACTAGTCTTATTGAGGGATTAGGCATACCCTTTGGCGGTcaatacaacaaaacaatacaGAGAAACCTGGAAAAGAAAGAATTACTTTTGCTTATCAGTTCTTCAAGGTCTCAACATTTGACTAgtatttaaaatttgtttttttttcaacaatgtGTAGGCTATACATGTATGAGGCTCGTCAGGAATCCCTTATAGAGGAAATGACGGCAAAATGACTAATGAATTTGATtcaatgttaataattgttttacatGCTTGAACATGCTTTTCCATAacagtagaaatattttttttttaaataaaagaataacaaattaTACTGTGAATTAAGTTAAACAATATTTACACAATACTGTAGATGGAATTGAAACTGTAGACCTAAAGGACCTATCACACACAAGGGCATCAAAATTCTTACACTAAAGGggctaaaataaaacaataaagaacaagAGAAAAAGTCTGGCTGCCGTTAAAAATATGAACACAAGATTGTGGTAGAAAAGAGCTCTTTAACAAATAGGTTCTACACTTGAGACTTCTCAGCCTCCTACCAGACCTCATCTCCTCATACTGTCATAGAATATATGAAATGgatgtgtttctttttttgtacTATGCAAGTAGTTCACCTTTTCTACTGTCAGAACAAAGTCTCTAAACTTCttaaaatggtttaaaataccattttatTTGACAGGAAATTtgaaccttaaaaaaaatgaatctgTCACATGTCTGTACATCCAAAGatacattttt includes:
- the LOC139951301 gene encoding ubiquitin-associated and SH3 domain-containing protein B-like, with the translated sequence MASAAGIINHRRTIRQASLKSAASAMDILMSMGFPKHRVEKALAATGHQDIQLASDWLLDHVDDPMLDEPSPREYVLYACPVGPLGEELDEFWTKSLQHCGRNGAHSLLPHVTLCSFFPCVDSNVEMLTAALQQAMEELEQTAPETVTLEHYSSANFIGLFVEETHADYMRRLTAQFATGALRKAGVKVDPHKKQLHMTLAYQFNTSHHDVLEKLSKEVSINAAARWELRLYSRDPRAAKTEVLRVLYSHTPRAEDELELIPDDYIFMSGTDARGSNDGWYKGTSHQTGLNGMFPGNYTEKAPESDTWTVHRVIPLTKSLSANQVLINLDDKVPSPPAPPGADEHRSSQYKSPEGLLKQSQEEESKYANLFKLTKTPARSNSIPLATTTTDLHKQPRRLFVIRHAERVDITFGQQWLQYSFDTEGNYLKKNINMPKKVPVRAGGPPSFNKDSPITEVGQFQATLTGESMRENGIKITHVYSSPALRCVQTAQAILQGLNSPDCHKIRIDTSLFEWLAWCKGILPKWLTHSELTAFGLNVDTNYKELISASDLNLQENCQSYYKRGDALLRREIKEHPEGDILIVGHASSLDGCTRYLQGLSARPALEFSKIVQKVPYCGAIALQEYIDFGIWDLITPPFPTLTHAPNGRFDWHIMQG